Proteins found in one Sinorhizobium fredii USDA 257 genomic segment:
- a CDS encoding efflux RND transporter periplasmic adaptor subunit, with amino-acid sequence MNVVKRRLVIWGGLLALLVAGIAYALRPQPIPVDLATAEKGLLRVTIDEEGETRVRDVYTLHAPLRGQLQRITAEAGDLVEAGKTQLAQIEPAPPAFLDVRIEAELQAAVEAARAAHNLAAAELNKAKADLTFAEGERARARLLIERRTISQRALEDAERAHNVAQANLATAEAALKVREHELHQAQSRLLSRQEIRSLRDDCECMSVTAPVSGVVLQIMRRSEGVVEAGTPLLDIGDPADLEIVANFLSEDAVQIRPNQKAIITGWGGEDLNAVVRRVEPFGQTEVSALGIEEQRVDVVLDFADPPEGWRSLGHGYRVDVRVILFEGEVLNLPLGALFRQGDQWAVFVSAEGRAQLRRVAVGQRNTLSVEIREGLGPGDRVILYPSDRVKDGVAIVER; translated from the coding sequence GTGAACGTCGTGAAACGCAGGTTGGTGATCTGGGGCGGCCTGTTGGCCTTGCTCGTAGCCGGCATCGCCTACGCATTGCGGCCGCAGCCGATCCCGGTTGACCTCGCCACGGCGGAAAAGGGCTTACTCCGCGTCACCATCGACGAGGAGGGCGAAACGCGCGTGCGCGACGTCTACACGCTTCATGCGCCGTTGCGTGGCCAGTTGCAGCGGATCACCGCCGAAGCCGGCGATCTCGTCGAGGCTGGAAAGACCCAGCTCGCACAAATCGAGCCCGCTCCGCCAGCCTTCCTGGACGTGCGGATAGAGGCGGAGCTGCAGGCGGCCGTCGAGGCGGCGCGGGCGGCTCATAACCTCGCCGCCGCCGAACTCAACAAGGCCAAAGCCGACTTGACGTTTGCCGAGGGAGAGCGCGCCCGAGCCCGACTGCTAATCGAACGCAGGACGATCTCTCAGCGCGCCCTTGAAGATGCCGAGCGTGCCCACAACGTCGCACAAGCCAATCTCGCTACCGCCGAAGCGGCGCTGAAAGTGCGAGAGCACGAGCTTCATCAGGCGCAATCACGCCTCCTGTCGCGGCAGGAGATCCGGAGCCTCCGCGACGACTGCGAATGCATGTCGGTAACCGCGCCGGTGAGCGGTGTGGTGCTGCAGATCATGCGCCGCAGTGAAGGCGTCGTGGAAGCCGGAACGCCGCTGCTCGATATCGGCGATCCTGCGGATCTGGAGATCGTCGCCAATTTTCTTTCGGAGGATGCGGTCCAGATCAGGCCCAACCAGAAGGCGATCATCACCGGCTGGGGCGGAGAGGATCTCAACGCGGTCGTGCGGCGCGTCGAGCCCTTCGGACAAACCGAGGTGTCGGCGCTCGGGATCGAGGAACAGCGCGTAGACGTCGTGCTGGATTTTGCCGATCCGCCGGAAGGTTGGCGTTCGCTGGGGCATGGTTATCGCGTAGACGTGCGCGTCATCCTGTTCGAAGGCGAAGTTCTAAACCTGCCGCTTGGCGCTCTGTTCCGGCAGGGCGACCAATGGGCCGTGTTTGTCTCAGCAGAGGGACGGGCGCAATTGCGCCGCGTTGCCGTCGGCCAGCGAAACACGCTCTCCGTGGAAATCCGAGAAGGGCTCGGTCCTGGAGACAGAGTTATTCTGTACCCGAGCGACCGGGTCAAGGACGGGGTCGCTATCGTGGAGCGTTAG
- a CDS encoding MBL fold metallo-hydrolase, translated as MAIEPIIRFHGAAGTVTGSCQLVEFGTTKILIDCGLFQGSKTEKELNYRPFPFDPRKIDAVILTHAHIDHSGLLPKLVRLGYDGPIFATPATTDLCSVMLPDSAHIQESEVDQLNRRNLRRGRQTVTPIYTARDAASAITLFRQVRLGSWEKAGEGIRFRFWNAGHLLGSASVEMEIDAAPSPLRLLFSGDIGPRHKLLQFDARAPSGWDYVICESTYGNVERDETNDAARRHILRSEVLTAAHPNGALIIPSFAVERTQELLTDLVFLMETGGVPKCPIIIDSPLATRASEIFRRHARELENGDVLVRAIEAKNVRFTETAEQSKAIDFIRGFHIVIAASGMCEAGRIRHRLKNWLWRDEATVLLVGYQAAGTLGRFLEDGASTVRIQGDDIRVRARIRKLDIYSGHADGGELADWVQARQPISAGVFLVHGEADALEGLRERLVTFLPQDHLIRPGLDSAFRLSRQRAVEISEVMPPPRIDPILAGRTDWHNDFQSLVLDLQDELAKAADDKARRVVIRRLRRALQEEA; from the coding sequence GTGGCGATTGAACCGATCATCCGTTTTCATGGTGCCGCGGGAACCGTTACCGGTTCCTGCCAACTCGTCGAATTCGGTACGACGAAGATCCTCATCGACTGCGGTCTGTTCCAAGGGTCGAAGACAGAAAAGGAACTGAATTACCGCCCCTTTCCCTTCGACCCCAGGAAGATCGACGCCGTCATACTCACGCATGCGCATATCGACCATTCGGGCCTGCTGCCGAAGCTTGTCAGGCTTGGCTATGATGGCCCGATCTTCGCGACGCCCGCGACTACGGATCTCTGCTCCGTCATGCTGCCGGACTCTGCGCATATCCAGGAGAGCGAAGTCGACCAGCTCAATCGCCGCAACCTGCGCCGGGGCCGGCAGACCGTGACGCCGATTTACACCGCACGCGACGCCGCTTCCGCGATCACACTGTTTCGGCAAGTGCGCCTCGGCTCCTGGGAGAAGGCGGGCGAGGGAATTCGCTTCCGTTTCTGGAATGCCGGACATCTGCTCGGATCGGCCTCCGTCGAGATGGAGATCGATGCCGCACCGTCGCCGTTGCGTTTGTTGTTTTCCGGCGACATCGGTCCGCGCCACAAGCTCCTGCAGTTCGATGCGAGAGCGCCGAGTGGCTGGGATTATGTCATCTGCGAGAGCACCTACGGCAACGTCGAGCGCGACGAAACGAACGATGCCGCTCGACGTCACATCCTGCGCTCCGAGGTGTTGACGGCAGCGCATCCGAACGGCGCACTGATCATTCCTTCCTTTGCCGTGGAACGCACGCAGGAGCTGCTTACCGACCTCGTATTTCTGATGGAAACTGGTGGCGTCCCCAAGTGCCCGATCATCATCGACTCTCCACTTGCTACACGCGCGAGCGAGATCTTCCGCCGGCATGCGCGCGAGCTTGAAAACGGCGATGTTCTTGTCAGGGCAATCGAGGCGAAGAACGTGCGCTTCACCGAGACGGCGGAGCAGTCCAAGGCGATTGATTTCATCAGGGGCTTCCACATCGTCATCGCTGCGAGCGGCATGTGCGAGGCCGGGCGCATTCGCCACCGGTTGAAGAATTGGCTCTGGCGAGACGAGGCGACAGTGTTGTTGGTCGGGTATCAGGCGGCCGGCACGCTCGGGCGCTTTCTCGAAGACGGCGCCTCGACGGTGCGCATACAGGGCGACGATATCCGCGTCCGTGCCCGGATCAGGAAGCTGGACATCTATAGCGGCCATGCCGATGGCGGAGAGCTTGCCGACTGGGTGCAGGCCCGGCAGCCGATCAGCGCTGGTGTCTTTCTCGTCCATGGAGAGGCTGACGCACTTGAGGGGCTGAGGGAACGCCTCGTGACCTTCCTACCCCAGGATCACCTGATCCGACCGGGGCTGGACAGCGCTTTTCGTCTGAGCCGGCAAAGAGCGGTCGAGATCTCCGAAGTGATGCCTCCGCCGCGCATCGATCCGATTTTGGCCGGACGGACGGATTGGCACAATGATTTCCAGTCGCTCGTCCTCGATCTGCAGGACGAACTGGCCAAGGCTGCGGACGACAAGGCGCGTCGAGTCGTAATCCGCCGGTTGCGTCGCGCCTTGCAGGAAGAAGCATGA
- the argF gene encoding ornithine carbamoyltransferase: MSIDLRGRSVLTLEQFAPEEIRFLLQLAAELKAARRNGNETPRLSGRNIVLVSEGDSTGAFFGSEVAAYDQGARVVSLTLSASHVGQCGSIKDTARVLGRIYDAIEYCGHAQSVVEELAAYAHVPVHNGFTDESHPIHALADFLTMREIAGKELRDVTIAFVGDGRSSIARSLAMGAAKLGMDFRMVSPPIFRPAPSFLDGVVSEARKHGGKFTALEHVGAGVLAADFIYTASWLGEQEEGWAERIRLLAPFGVRANVMEATENPHCKFMHCLPAFHDNSTKAGARVAKQFGLGCMEVSDAIFESKASLVFDQAENRMHAIKAILVATIGDPHHVSAQGTL; this comes from the coding sequence ATGTCCATCGATCTTCGCGGCCGTAGCGTACTGACGCTCGAGCAGTTCGCACCAGAGGAAATCCGATTTCTGTTGCAGCTCGCCGCCGAGCTGAAGGCGGCGAGGCGAAACGGCAACGAAACTCCCCGGCTCAGTGGCAGGAATATTGTGCTCGTGAGCGAGGGGGACTCGACCGGCGCTTTCTTCGGGTCCGAAGTCGCAGCCTACGACCAAGGCGCACGCGTCGTCAGCCTGACGCTTTCCGCAAGCCATGTGGGGCAATGCGGATCGATCAAGGACACGGCCCGGGTGCTCGGCAGGATCTACGACGCCATCGAATATTGTGGTCATGCCCAAAGCGTTGTGGAGGAGCTGGCGGCCTACGCTCATGTGCCCGTCCATAACGGCTTCACCGACGAATCCCATCCAATTCACGCGTTGGCGGATTTTCTGACGATGCGGGAAATTGCCGGCAAGGAGCTGCGCGACGTCACGATCGCTTTTGTGGGGGACGGTCGCAGCTCCATCGCCAGATCGCTCGCCATGGGCGCGGCCAAGCTCGGCATGGATTTCCGCATGGTCTCGCCGCCGATATTCAGGCCCGCTCCGTCCTTCCTTGACGGCGTGGTGTCGGAGGCGCGCAAGCATGGTGGGAAGTTTACAGCCCTGGAACATGTGGGCGCCGGGGTGCTGGCGGCTGATTTCATTTACACGGCTTCTTGGCTGGGAGAGCAGGAGGAGGGCTGGGCGGAGCGCATCAGACTACTAGCGCCGTTCGGCGTCAGGGCGAATGTCATGGAGGCCACCGAAAATCCGCATTGCAAGTTCATGCATTGCTTGCCCGCTTTCCATGATAACAGCACAAAGGCAGGAGCCCGCGTTGCAAAGCAGTTCGGTCTTGGCTGCATGGAGGTCTCCGACGCGATCTTTGAATCGAAAGCTTCTCTCGTCTTCGATCAGGCGGAAAACCGAATGCACGCGATCAAGGCGATCCTTGTCGCGACCATTGGAGACCCGCACCACGTCAGCGCGCAAGGCACGCTGTAG
- a CDS encoding Crp/Fnr family transcriptional regulator, producing the protein MSVQVLSIKDGHAATAGSVGLPSADLSCLFSRQALERFEPGEAIFWEGDEATHIFEVEDGMLRALRLLGDGRRIIVGFLRTGDLLGVSLKERYLYTVEAISPVQLRRFPRRRFEDEVARDPRLQEQLFSKLRDEMTAAQDQAVLLSRRSAEEKLANFLLLMKERGNSEHRAIVDLPMTRLDIANYLGMTIETVSRTITKLANGGIIAAAGRRSIKVLKMEPLRLLAEGDEGEHWMPPLARPGRYASANA; encoded by the coding sequence ATGAGCGTTCAGGTCCTAAGCATCAAGGATGGTCACGCGGCGACCGCGGGTTCCGTGGGCTTGCCTTCGGCGGATCTTTCTTGCCTTTTCAGCCGACAAGCGCTCGAAAGATTCGAGCCCGGTGAAGCCATCTTTTGGGAGGGTGACGAAGCCACGCATATCTTCGAAGTCGAAGATGGAATGCTGCGAGCGCTGCGTCTGCTTGGCGACGGCCGTCGGATTATCGTGGGCTTCTTACGCACCGGAGATCTCCTGGGTGTGTCGCTCAAGGAGCGATATCTTTACACGGTCGAGGCAATTTCCCCGGTGCAACTTCGCCGCTTCCCTCGTCGCCGCTTTGAAGACGAAGTGGCCCGCGATCCACGCTTGCAGGAGCAGCTATTCTCCAAGCTTCGCGATGAGATGACTGCTGCGCAGGATCAAGCCGTCCTTCTTTCACGCAGGAGTGCCGAGGAGAAGCTTGCCAACTTCCTGCTGCTGATGAAGGAGAGAGGGAACTCGGAGCATCGTGCCATTGTTGACCTCCCCATGACCCGCCTCGATATCGCCAATTATCTTGGCATGACGATCGAGACCGTATCTCGCACTATAACAAAGCTTGCAAACGGCGGTATCATCGCGGCAGCAGGACGCCGCTCGATCAAGGTCTTGAAGATGGAACCGCTTCGACTGCTGGCCGAGGGCGACGAAGGCGAGCACTGGATGCCCCCTCTCGCTCGTCCTGGTCGGTACGCATCCGCAAACGCTTGA
- a CDS encoding trypsin-like peptidase domain-containing protein, with translation MLKISTVLALAALLNSLGGAAGAIEIEAGVSAVLQRVQPAVVSIRTISSGIFRSEALDDPNVRRVLGLPDDVVILQTGVTATGSGVIIDRENGYIITSRHLVADADDVSVKLADGRVFQADRVGEDAPTDLAVVKIEAPSLSSVKWGHSSELKVGDFVIAVGSPFGLTQTATFGIVSGLGRSGLGADEYEDYIQTDAAINPGNSGGALVNASGELIGIARGIAAPDEATTGIGFAIPSDIAVQIVRELIAHGEYKRGWLGLSVTGAADMGVGGATETQGFVVNELVCNSPAERQGVRLGDIVVALDGRTFPTDTAFRNAISLLPANARITLDVRRGEKLQKLSVTLSDAAARRNLDLGQESVVVEFPSANGSPACAPAGAVFVDVASGSVAYSMGLRTGDYLTAINGEPPVSVDQIRGVLESAQGSASVDILRAGTAYRLELE, from the coding sequence ATGCTCAAGATCTCAACGGTTCTAGCCTTGGCCGCTCTACTCAACAGTTTGGGAGGGGCTGCCGGAGCGATCGAAATCGAAGCGGGCGTGTCCGCGGTGTTGCAGCGGGTACAGCCGGCGGTCGTCAGTATCCGCACGATCAGCAGCGGAATTTTCAGAAGCGAAGCGCTTGATGATCCGAACGTGCGGAGAGTGCTGGGTCTTCCCGATGATGTGGTTATCTTGCAAACCGGTGTGACTGCGACGGGGTCAGGAGTGATCATCGATCGGGAGAACGGGTACATCATCACGAGTCGTCACCTTGTTGCCGACGCCGACGATGTGTCCGTGAAGCTTGCGGACGGACGGGTATTCCAGGCCGACAGGGTAGGGGAGGATGCGCCGACCGACCTCGCGGTTGTCAAAATCGAGGCACCAAGCCTTTCCTCGGTCAAGTGGGGACATTCATCCGAACTGAAGGTCGGTGATTTCGTCATCGCGGTGGGCAGTCCTTTTGGTCTGACACAAACGGCGACCTTCGGCATCGTCAGCGGTTTGGGCCGCTCGGGTTTGGGTGCCGATGAGTACGAGGACTACATCCAGACCGATGCGGCCATTAATCCAGGCAATTCAGGCGGTGCGCTGGTCAATGCCTCCGGCGAGTTGATCGGTATTGCACGCGGGATTGCTGCGCCAGACGAAGCGACTACCGGCATAGGCTTTGCGATTCCGTCCGACATCGCAGTGCAAATCGTGCGGGAGCTGATCGCCCACGGCGAATACAAGCGCGGGTGGCTTGGCCTCTCGGTCACGGGCGCCGCGGATATGGGGGTAGGTGGTGCCACTGAGACGCAAGGGTTTGTTGTGAACGAGCTCGTCTGCAATTCGCCGGCGGAACGACAAGGCGTGCGCCTCGGCGACATTGTCGTCGCACTGGATGGCCGGACGTTCCCGACGGACACCGCTTTCAGGAACGCGATTAGCCTGCTCCCGGCGAACGCCCGCATCACGCTTGATGTTCGTCGAGGAGAAAAGTTGCAGAAGCTGAGTGTCACGCTTTCTGACGCGGCCGCTCGGCGCAACTTGGACTTGGGCCAGGAATCGGTGGTCGTCGAATTTCCATCCGCCAATGGTTCACCGGCTTGTGCGCCGGCGGGAGCGGTCTTCGTCGACGTTGCATCGGGCAGCGTCGCCTATTCGATGGGGTTGAGAACAGGCGATTATCTGACGGCCATCAATGGCGAGCCGCCCGTCTCCGTCGATCAGATCCGAGGCGTTCTGGAAAGTGCTCAAGGGAGTGCTTCCGTCGACATCCTGCGCGCAGGGACCGCGTACCGGCTGGAACTCGAATAA
- a CDS encoding response regulator, protein MTSSRTLPEHILVVDDDLRIRQMLSRYFEEEGYHVTLAGDGQEMRDCLDKQSIDIILLDLVLPGEDGLTLARDLRARSDVPLIMLTGRDDVVDRVVGLEVGADDYIAKPFHLREVLARVRGVLRRRQPQPSSSFGDQSSEIYCFEGLRLDIGRRQLLSETGSEILLTTGEFDMLCVLVKHAGRVLQRELLMDLTRRRNLEAFDRTIDAQIARLRRKIERNPSLPGLIKSVRGVGYVFSARVTRHEA, encoded by the coding sequence ATGACGAGTTCCCGGACATTGCCCGAGCACATCCTTGTAGTCGATGACGACTTGAGGATTCGACAAATGCTGTCGCGGTATTTTGAGGAGGAAGGATACCACGTAACCCTCGCCGGCGACGGACAGGAGATGCGCGATTGCCTCGATAAACAATCGATCGACATCATCCTGCTCGACCTGGTGCTGCCTGGCGAGGACGGGCTGACGCTTGCGCGCGACCTCCGCGCGCGCTCGGATGTACCGCTCATCATGCTGACCGGTCGCGATGACGTGGTCGACCGGGTCGTCGGGCTGGAGGTCGGCGCGGACGACTACATCGCCAAACCCTTCCACCTTCGGGAAGTACTGGCGCGAGTCAGGGGCGTTCTTCGTCGCCGCCAACCTCAGCCATCGTCGAGCTTCGGCGACCAGTCGTCAGAAATCTACTGCTTCGAGGGGCTGCGTCTTGATATCGGGCGTCGCCAACTGCTGTCGGAAACTGGGAGCGAGATCCTGCTGACGACCGGTGAGTTCGATATGCTCTGTGTGCTCGTGAAGCACGCGGGTCGCGTCCTTCAACGTGAATTGCTTATGGATCTGACACGGCGCCGTAACCTCGAAGCTTTCGACCGCACCATTGACGCACAGATTGCACGGCTGCGGCGCAAAATCGAGCGTAACCCCAGCCTCCCCGGCCTTATCAAGTCGGTCAGAGGGGTTGGCTATGTCTTCAGCGCAAGGGTGACACGGCATGAAGCGTAG
- a CDS encoding PAS domain S-box protein codes for MEKRESKIINALDGANVIVHAPDGTIRQWSKGCEQLYGWSGEEAQGKIVHDLLSTRFPVPLEEIRNHLSCHGAWSGELVHRHSNGTPVFVTSRWVQTASASDQVVVQTDSDITNLRRAQADLAAREAHLRSILDTVPEAMVVIDETGTITSFSVAAERLFGHAESEVVGLNVNMLMPSPHREAHDHYLDNYLRTGERRIIGIGRVVTGLRKDGTTFPMELSVGEAMANGRRIFTGFIRDLTSRQRVEEELRQAQKMEAVGQLTGGLAHDFNNLLTVITGNLEMIEARLQDEKLRGLLREAQAAADDGAKLTAQLLAFGRRQPLNPKLVDVGELVANFSKLLSRTLGETIELSTIVKGSSNLALIDVSQLQNALLNLGLNARDAMPNGGRLTIEISTTALDRDYAQMYPEVRMGHYVLVAVTDTGVGMTEEIKRRAFEPFFTTKGTGAGTGLGLSMVYGFVKQSGGHIQLYSEPGQGASVRLFLPATRGASQSAQVGAGEDAATEPIPRGHETILVVEDDARVRRVVVSRLRDAGYSVIEAEAGAQALQFLSEHPEVSLVFADMIMPGGMSGDELAQHVRELRPSVKMLFTSGYAGPSAAGRAAGSWLQKPYTARELALRLRELLD; via the coding sequence ATGGAGAAACGGGAATCCAAGATCATCAATGCTCTCGACGGCGCCAACGTGATTGTCCACGCGCCCGACGGAACGATCCGGCAATGGAGCAAAGGCTGTGAGCAGCTTTACGGCTGGTCGGGCGAGGAAGCGCAGGGCAAAATTGTTCATGATCTTCTGTCCACCAGATTTCCCGTGCCGCTCGAGGAAATCCGCAATCACTTGAGTTGTCATGGTGCATGGTCGGGCGAGTTGGTACACAGACACAGCAATGGAACACCTGTGTTCGTCACTAGCCGATGGGTGCAGACGGCCTCTGCAAGCGACCAGGTCGTCGTGCAAACTGATAGCGACATCACGAACCTTAGACGCGCTCAGGCCGATCTGGCGGCGCGAGAGGCACATCTCCGCTCCATCCTCGATACCGTCCCCGAGGCAATGGTGGTGATCGATGAAACAGGCACGATCACCTCCTTCAGCGTGGCGGCGGAACGGCTATTCGGACATGCCGAGAGCGAAGTGGTTGGATTGAACGTCAATATGCTGATGCCCTCTCCCCACCGAGAGGCGCATGACCACTATCTGGACAACTACCTACGCACAGGCGAGCGGCGCATCATCGGAATTGGGCGGGTCGTCACCGGCCTACGAAAGGACGGCACAACGTTCCCAATGGAGCTCTCAGTGGGGGAAGCGATGGCTAATGGCCGCCGCATATTCACCGGCTTCATCCGAGATCTGACCAGTCGCCAGCGCGTCGAGGAGGAGCTTAGGCAAGCCCAGAAAATGGAAGCCGTTGGTCAACTGACCGGCGGCTTGGCGCATGATTTCAACAATCTGCTGACTGTGATCACCGGCAATCTGGAGATGATAGAGGCCCGGCTGCAAGACGAGAAGCTCAGAGGACTCTTGCGAGAAGCTCAGGCGGCGGCCGACGATGGAGCAAAGTTGACAGCACAATTGCTGGCATTCGGTCGGCGTCAGCCTCTTAATCCGAAGCTCGTCGACGTTGGAGAACTTGTCGCTAACTTTTCGAAGCTTCTGTCCAGAACCCTGGGCGAGACCATAGAATTATCAACGATCGTAAAGGGCAGCAGTAATCTCGCCCTGATCGACGTCTCCCAACTTCAAAACGCCCTCCTGAACCTGGGGCTGAACGCGCGCGACGCAATGCCAAACGGTGGCCGCCTGACCATCGAGATTTCGACCACGGCCCTCGACCGTGACTACGCCCAGATGTACCCAGAGGTGCGAATGGGACACTATGTCCTGGTTGCCGTAACGGACACGGGCGTCGGCATGACCGAAGAGATCAAGCGTCGCGCTTTCGAGCCCTTCTTCACCACGAAAGGCACCGGTGCGGGAACAGGCCTTGGCCTCAGCATGGTCTACGGCTTCGTCAAGCAATCCGGAGGGCATATTCAGCTCTATAGTGAGCCCGGTCAGGGAGCGAGCGTCCGCCTCTTCCTACCCGCAACTCGAGGAGCAAGCCAGTCCGCCCAGGTTGGCGCAGGAGAAGATGCGGCCACAGAGCCGATTCCAAGGGGCCATGAGACGATACTTGTCGTCGAGGACGATGCACGGGTGCGCCGAGTCGTAGTCTCGCGACTGCGCGATGCCGGGTATTCCGTTATTGAGGCGGAAGCCGGTGCGCAGGCGCTTCAATTCCTGTCGGAGCATCCGGAAGTCTCTCTCGTTTTTGCCGACATGATAATGCCGGGCGGCATGAGTGGCGACGAGTTAGCCCAGCATGTGCGCGAACTCAGACCCAGTGTGAAAATGCTGTTCACGTCGGGCTACGCCGGGCCGAGCGCTGCCGGCAGGGCGGCAGGAAGTTGGCTGCAAAAGCCCTACACCGCCAGAGAGCTGGCGTTGCGGCTACGAGAGCTGCTCGATTGA